The window AACACGGGACAAAAATCGAGTATTACGGAGAATACGACCCGAAGAAGACAAAAAAAGGCATGGAGATTCTCAACAGGAAAATCCAGGAGATGTACGACCGGGGCGCGTCGCCGGAAGAGATCAACAAGGCGATGGAAAAAGCCTCGGAGGAACACAGGATGCTGTACTGCAAAACGTACACGGTCTTCAACGCTTCTCAAATCGAAGGACTGGAACCCCTTGAAACGAAGCCCAAAGAAGAATTCCATTGTCACGACCGAGCCGAGGCCATTCTGAACAACTGCGGCGTCCCGATCCGATACGGCATGGATGGCGCGTATTATACCAGGTCCCAGGACTTTATCGGTATGCCTAACCGAGATTTGTTCAAGACTTCGGAACATTTTTACTCCACCGCGCTCCATGAAGTGGCGCACTCGACGGGGCATCCTTCGCGAATGAACAGAGAGGACCTGGGAACGCCCTTCGGTTCGACGGAGTACGCGATGGAGGAACTGAGGGCGGAGATGGCCAGCGCCTTTGTCTTTCAGGAGATCGAGATGTCAATGACGGAGGCCGATATGGAAGAACACGTCATGGGGCACGCCGGTTACACCCGGCACTGGCTTGGCACTATAAAGGACGACTACAGGGAGTTTTACAAAGCCGTCCGCGACGCCACGAAGATCGCGGACTACATGATCGCTTACGAAAAGGTCATGGAGAAAAGCCCGAACATTCGCGAAGAAGGCGAAATTTCCGAGCCTGTTCCTCCTGTTCCGGAAGAGATGTCGGCGGCGCGGGACACGGATTTTTCGGATGAGAAAGTTGTGAAACAGGCCCCCATGAGGCAGTCTGCAATAAATACCGACCCCGTTAGACTGGCAAAAGAGCTTATCGGTCCGGGGACGCTTGTGACGAATGCGCAGGGAGGCCAGACCTACGTCGGAGAACTGTTCCACATCGGAGATGACTTCGCCATTCAGAAAATCGGACCCGGCAGGGCCATCCTCCACAACCTGACGAAAATGGAGGATCCGGAAGCATTGAAGCATCTTTCTGGATTTTCCGGGCCGCAAACCCGCGTGTCCATTTCTTACGACCGGGAATCCACAGGCAGCCTGAAAACGCCGCGTGGAGAGGAGGAAGAGCGTGAAACGGCGGCGACACGGTAAAACAAAAAAACATCAATCGAGAAAGGGGAACAGAAATATGACGCGAGATGAACTGAGCTCTGAGGAAATACGGGATTTGATTTGCGCCCCGGAGCCCACCGACGATCCTGATGATTTTGACTTCGATGAAGGCGATGACGATTTCAGCGGGGAAAACGAACGGGATTTCATCAAAAGGTGGCTGAGAGAAGACGACGAACCGGAGTTGGCTGAATGAGTGAAGGCGGCGGCAAAAACACTTCCGTGGCGGAAACGGAGACGAAGGTTCAGCAAATATCCGAACTCGCGGAGCGTCACACGCTGGAAATAACGAAGGACGGGGAAAGCTGGGGAGAGTTTCTCTCCAGCTCCGCCGCCATGTACAAGTATTCATGGGCGGACCGGGTGCTCATTCACGCGCAGCGGCCTGACGCCATCGCCTGCGCTTCAATGGCGATCTGGAACGAGACGTTCGGGCGTTTCGTGGCGAAAGGTTCCAGGGGCATCGCGCTCATCGACAGAGACAGTCCTTTTCCGCGCCTCAAATACGTGTTCGACCTGCGGGACACGCGAGAGCCATCCCGCGCTCAGGGGACGCGTCAGCCGTATATCTGGAGGTTTGCCCCGGAACATGAAACGAGCGTTGTGGAGACGCTCCAAAATATCTATGGACCTCATGGGCAAACGCTGAAAGATCAGGTAGAGGGCCTTCTGGAAATTGCCGCCGAGGATGTTACAGGTGCGGACGGAGAGAAAAAAGATTTCCGGAAACTCACGAAAGCCACGGCTCTTTACACGATCCTGACGCGCTGCGGGATCGACGCTTCGGAAGTCACGGAGGATTTTTCGGGCATTCGGGAGTATAATTCCCTGGAATCCGCGGCGGAACTTGGAGAAGCGGCAGCGGAACTTTCTGGAACGATCCTGCGCCACATCGAACGAACCGTCAAAGTTTATGAACCTGAAAAACGCCTCCTGCCGGAAAGGAGCAAAGAACATGATGAACGGAAACAGCCTGACGTATCGGCAGATGGGAGATTACTGGATTCCGAACCTGGAGATGGACGAGCGGAAGGAACCGGAGCCTCTGGGCAAATACGCTCTGATGAGGCTGGAATATTTGAAGAACCACAGGAAGGGAATGTACGAGGCACTGCTCCTGAGAGGGACGCTTTACAGCCACCTGACGGAGACCGAAGAAACGGCGAAATCGAGAATCGAGAAGGACATGAGGAAGATGCTGGAGAGGGAACCGGCTCCGAACAAGGCGACGGACCAGATGGGCTGGGTCCGGCACATGAACATGACGAAAGCCCTGGCGGAAGAGAGAATTATGGACCTGATCCACGAGTAGCGGAGAAGCCTTCATATTCCGTCGGCGACAGCGTTTACCTTGAGGACGACACCAGATTCGTAATAGAAAACATCGGTTTATTCGATGTTCACCTCGCCAATCCGGGGCTTTTATATCCCATTTCCAGAGCTGTTCCCAAAAAACAATTCGAGAGCCTGTACCTCGCGAACCCCAGAAATTTTCAGCGGGAGGAACCGACGCCCCCTGATACTGAAAACGCCACCAAAGACATAGAAATTCCTGATACGGCAGACATTCCTGAACCGCAGGGGCCGAGACAGCTTGCGCTCCCGTTTTTTGACGCAGAAGACCAAATCGGTGTCATTCGAGCAACCTCCAAAAGAAACGAAAAGAAACCGATGGATTATGACGACATCGACTTCGCGCTGACTTCCAGCGCCTCCGTAAGCGGACGCAAGAAGAATATTGTGCTGGCTTGTCTGGAGTACGCGCAGCCGACCCACATTACCCTCACGCTGAAAAATGAATTCGGCATCGGCGGGATGAGCCTGGAATACCCGGA is drawn from Synergistaceae bacterium and contains these coding sequences:
- a CDS encoding TnpV protein is translated as MMNGNSLTYRQMGDYWIPNLEMDERKEPEPLGKYALMRLEYLKNHRKGMYEALLLRGTLYSHLTETEETAKSRIEKDMRKMLEREPAPNKATDQMGWVRHMNMTKALAEERIMDLIHE
- a CDS encoding ssDNA-binding domain-containing protein, which gives rise to MKRLPDEREEFQKKAEQTAERLNKELEERRPNHYGHISHLVAELLEEANKEIEGFGVEGELNEERGVDVQYINMGDAYNLTVLYDANSGKFLAGTWGNVVEEQEREHERQLKEPTLGDVTPKEGAAQVENSPQAPVKSVLDEIDWPKPRNRVEEFRQEFTKKIISLMEQGNAFWQKPWTAAEINLPVNAASGKRYNGVNIAYLLAEALDKGYADPRWMTYKQAMEKGCQVRRGEHGTKIEYYGEYDPKKTKKGMEILNRKIQEMYDRGASPEEINKAMEKASEEHRMLYCKTYTVFNASQIEGLEPLETKPKEEFHCHDRAEAILNNCGVPIRYGMDGAYYTRSQDFIGMPNRDLFKTSEHFYSTALHEVAHSTGHPSRMNREDLGTPFGSTEYAMEELRAEMASAFVFQEIEMSMTEADMEEHVMGHAGYTRHWLGTIKDDYREFYKAVRDATKIADYMIAYEKVMEKSPNIREEGEISEPVPPVPEEMSAARDTDFSDEKVVKQAPMRQSAINTDPVRLAKELIGPGTLVTNAQGGQTYVGELFHIGDDFAIQKIGPGRAILHNLTKMEDPEALKHLSGFSGPQTRVSISYDRESTGSLKTPRGEEEERETAATR